A part of Paenibacillus sp. sptzw28 genomic DNA contains:
- the dndB gene encoding DNA sulfur modification protein DndB: protein MEATFSYSFPALRGIQAGSEFYVVMCPLKLIPKIFVFDEEEIPPEYRAQRTINRSRVPEIASYILDNPKDYVFSSLTASVDGNMKFQPYTKDPEFNNLGRLSITLDAKLLINDGQHRRAAIEEALKVSPELGQENISVVFFKDEGLRKSQQIFADLNRHAVNTTSSLGILYEHRDQLANATKEIVLQIPLLERYTDKERPSLSKLSPKIFVLSNIFNTNSRILNKKKGDFVSELEKDFLLKFWLELCESVLEWRAVLKKELTPTELRTNYINAHGVFLEAIGLIGSYLYNNHPTDWDQFIQKLPSIDWSRNNSDWMGRAFGHTGRINKNNDTISLTANMIKMKMGLPLTPQEERIEDKLKVGELA from the coding sequence ATGGAAGCGACTTTTAGTTATAGTTTTCCAGCCCTAAGAGGTATCCAAGCTGGTAGTGAATTTTATGTTGTCATGTGTCCGTTAAAATTAATCCCTAAGATATTCGTATTTGATGAGGAGGAAATTCCCCCAGAGTATAGAGCGCAGAGAACTATAAATCGTTCAAGGGTTCCTGAAATTGCTAGTTACATCTTGGATAACCCCAAAGACTATGTGTTTAGTTCACTTACAGCGTCGGTTGATGGAAATATGAAGTTTCAGCCTTATACAAAAGATCCAGAATTCAACAATTTGGGTCGTTTATCGATCACTCTGGATGCCAAGCTTTTAATTAACGATGGTCAACACCGTCGCGCGGCAATTGAAGAAGCATTAAAGGTCTCACCAGAATTAGGGCAGGAAAATATTTCAGTGGTATTTTTTAAAGATGAGGGATTAAGGAAGAGCCAACAAATCTTTGCTGACTTAAATAGGCATGCTGTGAATACAACCTCATCCCTTGGGATTCTATACGAGCACCGTGATCAACTTGCAAATGCAACAAAAGAGATAGTCTTACAAATCCCACTTCTTGAACGATATACGGATAAAGAGAGACCATCATTGTCTAAATTATCGCCAAAAATATTTGTACTAAGCAATATATTTAATACTAACAGTCGAATCCTCAACAAAAAGAAAGGTGATTTCGTCTCAGAACTTGAAAAAGATTTTCTATTGAAATTTTGGTTAGAACTTTGTGAATCTGTTTTAGAATGGCGAGCAGTATTAAAAAAGGAACTTACCCCGACAGAGCTGCGAACTAATTATATAAATGCACACGGTGTGTTTTTGGAAGCAATCGGCCTTATTGGTTCTTATTTATATAACAATCACCCGACAGACTGGGATCAGTTTATTCAGAAACTGCCATCAATAGATTGGAGTCGAAACAATTCTGATTGGATGGGACGAGCATTTGGGCATACCGGCAGAATAAATAAAAATAATGATACCATTAGCTTGACAGCAAATATGATAAAAATGAAGATGGGGCTACCACTAACACCACAAGAAGAACGAATCGAAGACAAATTAAAAGTAGGTGAACTCGCATGA
- a CDS encoding nuclease-related domain-containing protein, which translates to MAISFPDHPQTRTSGEKALIDNLKIQLSDIWHIFYEPIIDGVKPDIVLFSPYHGALIVEVKDWNEKTIKHVSVDAWTIETEDGEKRVNSPLKQAADYSYKLLSVLAKSPILMQQEGNYKGRLLFPVGYMCYFTNLPLERLEALKITSVIPDKFILSLDVHDDHLEYRVIEVLNKHFSIQPLSVEATNEVKHILYPEVTIEINNQSYFSNKSVMKFSSLVDEILYICTEIRHLQKVMSIEKVAIIFDIDRVIRKRTLSEEVRLILKDMGIDMLCRGGYVELISLAKNDHGGLWDIAFIIDCYGIIMTDEKEAFLEMLSKKASVGSIYYTSHSQINFSQF; encoded by the coding sequence ATGGCGATCTCGTTTCCAGATCATCCACAGACCAGGACCAGCGGTGAAAAAGCACTTATCGATAACTTGAAAATACAGCTTTCTGATATCTGGCACATATTTTACGAGCCAATTATTGATGGCGTAAAGCCCGATATCGTACTGTTTTCTCCATATCATGGTGCCTTGATTGTAGAGGTAAAAGACTGGAATGAAAAGACGATTAAACACGTTTCGGTCGACGCTTGGACTATAGAAACGGAAGACGGGGAAAAACGTGTTAATTCTCCATTGAAGCAAGCAGCGGACTACAGCTACAAGCTCTTGAGTGTGCTTGCGAAGTCGCCAATATTAATGCAACAAGAGGGCAATTACAAAGGACGTTTACTTTTTCCTGTTGGATATATGTGCTACTTTACTAATCTGCCGCTAGAAAGATTGGAAGCACTGAAAATTACTTCGGTTATCCCTGACAAGTTTATTCTTTCTCTTGATGTACACGATGATCATCTGGAGTATCGTGTAATTGAGGTGTTGAATAAACATTTTTCAATTCAGCCATTGTCTGTGGAAGCCACCAACGAAGTAAAACATATTTTGTATCCTGAGGTCACGATTGAAATAAACAATCAATCTTATTTCAGCAATAAATCTGTCATGAAGTTCTCGAGTTTAGTGGATGAAATATTGTATATCTGTACCGAAATCAGACACTTGCAAAAAGTCATGTCTATCGAGAAAGTCGCGATTATCTTCGACATTGATCGAGTAATTAGAAAAAGAACCTTGTCAGAAGAGGTAAGGCTTATTTTGAAGGATATGGGTATTGATATGTTATGCCGCGGCGGGTACGTAGAGCTCATCTCGTTAGCGAAAAACGATCACGGTGGACTTTGGGACATTGCGTTTATTATCGACTGTTACGGTATAATCATGACTGATGAAAAAGAAGCTTTCCTAGAGATGTTGTCTAAGAAAGCTTCAGTGGGTTCAATCTATTATACAAGTCACAGTCAAATTAACTTCAGCCAGTTTTGA
- a CDS encoding DUF262 domain-containing protein: MIEPRDFFSAKEHNLRTLLFEDNKLIRVPDYQRNFAWTKEELEQLWSDFKNTFESTYDSDYQQKPNIKPHFFGTILLTKTENGEYEITDGQQRLTASSIFLKAMLEITARLSDTDFKSGIRSMITPLLQKNEYDEPLKQRLYLDETVDDLYREYILIRQTAGQREEYLLLNPIKIQSPTSARQRLKEGHDFFVSKLNSEFPPGMNEEDLHNKLRCFVRAFTRLFTFLEITVKDKETAYTIFGTINNRGKDLTDSDIIKNEIFKSVQREQRHLIKDKWDSIIDNIDTEDLTDYLRFQHASVHGPVKKVELFKVISNLLLTNNPLDYLEQLRVESDWYARVNLIGATFWNENITNKLKAFKTLDITHSLPMLLTAAVKYNNEDQKFERLVNATLSFCFRYFTIGRNSVENLEKEIGLMSKALRDGTRDLDSTINYIKSLTSDHEFNNNFITFRTNNSNLAFYILNELERNRMTGVVPLPHSPSQHVEHIMPKKPSKAATRVDEWGHVRNNPEYSDFVTRLGNLLILESDKNQNVGNKDFNDKKQIYQTSGLSYPRDISASSTYIVWDFASINTRQQRMAQEALNVWRYY; encoded by the coding sequence TTGATTGAACCAAGAGACTTCTTTAGTGCTAAAGAGCATAATTTACGAACTCTTCTTTTTGAAGATAACAAATTAATTAGGGTACCCGATTACCAAAGAAATTTTGCGTGGACAAAGGAAGAACTAGAACAGCTTTGGAGTGATTTTAAAAATACATTTGAAAGTACATACGATTCTGATTACCAACAAAAACCAAATATAAAACCACATTTTTTTGGAACTATATTGTTGACGAAAACTGAAAATGGTGAGTATGAGATTACGGACGGTCAACAACGATTAACAGCAAGTAGTATTTTTTTAAAAGCAATGCTAGAGATTACTGCACGGTTAAGTGATACTGATTTTAAATCTGGAATAAGATCTATGATTACGCCACTTTTACAAAAAAATGAATATGATGAACCATTAAAACAAAGGTTATATCTGGATGAAACAGTGGATGATTTATATAGGGAATATATTTTAATAAGACAGACAGCGGGTCAACGTGAAGAGTATCTCCTGTTGAACCCAATTAAAATACAAAGCCCCACCTCAGCGAGACAAAGACTAAAAGAGGGTCACGATTTTTTCGTTAGTAAACTCAATAGCGAGTTCCCACCTGGAATGAATGAAGAAGATTTACATAATAAATTACGATGTTTTGTAAGAGCCTTCACCAGACTATTTACTTTCTTGGAAATAACGGTTAAGGATAAGGAAACGGCATACACAATATTTGGAACAATTAATAATCGTGGGAAGGATTTAACGGACTCAGACATAATTAAAAATGAAATCTTCAAGTCGGTTCAAAGGGAACAACGCCACCTAATAAAAGATAAATGGGATAGCATTATTGATAACATAGATACCGAAGATTTAACTGATTACTTAAGATTTCAACACGCATCTGTTCATGGACCGGTGAAGAAAGTTGAACTCTTTAAAGTAATTTCAAATCTCTTGCTAACGAATAATCCACTTGATTATTTAGAACAACTAAGAGTTGAATCAGATTGGTATGCTAGGGTGAATCTTATTGGTGCGACGTTTTGGAATGAAAATATTACCAATAAATTAAAGGCCTTTAAAACTTTAGATATTACACACAGTCTCCCTATGCTCCTTACCGCAGCTGTAAAATATAATAATGAAGATCAAAAATTTGAGAGATTAGTAAACGCAACACTTTCTTTTTGCTTTAGATATTTTACAATCGGAAGAAATTCGGTGGAAAATTTAGAGAAGGAAATTGGTTTAATGTCAAAAGCACTTCGTGATGGCACTAGAGATTTAGATAGCACAATTAATTATATAAAGAGCCTAACAAGTGACCACGAATTTAACAATAATTTTATTACCTTTAGAACAAACAACAGTAACCTTGCATTTTATATATTAAACGAATTAGAGAGGAATAGAATGACTGGGGTAGTTCCCCTACCTCACAGCCCTTCGCAACATGTTGAACATATTATGCCAAAAAAACCATCCAAGGCAGCTACACGAGTCGATGAATGGGGACATGTTAGAAATAATCCGGAATATAGTGATTTTGTTACCCGACTCGGTAATTTACTGATTCTGGAAAGTGATAAGAACCAAAATGTTGGTAATAAAGATTTCAATGATAAAAAGCAAATATATCAAACTTCTGGGTTGTCTTATCCACGAGATATTTCAGCTTCATCCACGTATATTGTTTGGGATTTCGCTTCAATTAACACTCGCCAACAAAGAATGGCTCAGGAAGCACTAAATGTATGGCGTTATTATTAG
- a CDS encoding exodeoxyribonuclease V subunit beta, which produces MITSEQKKAIESNATLILVKAGAGTGKTEVLSRRILRLLDDDQNLSIKDMVIITFTNKATENLLSRLKLYLYHQWKSTTNTQKRQRYRYELENLNSCQISTIHKFCKAILDVAGPIHFPDFEYSPNFKVSEAAMIQAVERTFESWLTQKKRDQKEVFHEKYMPFHQLRKTVIDSYTMIRSQGLSLEKVLKTTKDSLTIETGNPRHIKQEIVEILEQLHRNHQRFRLQSLDPDNLLEYCFKLLSREPDIVKSIKSNYKYLFVDEFQDTSMYQTGIIRKLCDGTPESPNLFVVGDSKQSIYQFRGADLSAYESVEKWIVNYGEVLTLSTNFRSTGELVILVNSLFKRIKESYPEIQFKPEPLRSNQISKEPVTLTDAYQWTYAKKDESQPKLVAEYIRSEIDRGASPNEFAILFRKNYPMIEFADELAKLNIPFQLIGAGNFFNQREIIDTYKLVNFILFPDSKINIEEALETIYFSNDRSRVYDFVVKIQSQVAERTPAQLLESIYQITSIRERLITSKPQAVANLNKLKELARNFNIKETIQLHEFQDWLHAMIASHKEEQQSDIPTGEDANSVTLITIHKAKGLEYPIVILPSLEETLSKSVLQPAVVYNKATGLEYCYTPYYGEKSVRVPSPNYETTVESYKQDLYSEELRVLYVALTRAEKKLVFVGSEHCPKSAICFQNWLKLI; this is translated from the coding sequence ATGATTACATCCGAACAAAAGAAAGCAATTGAATCAAATGCCACCCTCATATTAGTCAAAGCCGGCGCCGGTACTGGTAAGACAGAAGTCCTTAGCCGAAGGATTCTCCGGTTGCTTGATGATGATCAAAATTTGAGTATTAAAGACATGGTGATTATTACTTTTACGAATAAAGCAACGGAAAACTTGCTATCACGCTTGAAGTTGTATTTGTACCATCAATGGAAAAGTACGACTAATACACAGAAACGACAACGTTATCGTTACGAACTTGAAAACTTGAACTCGTGTCAGATCTCTACAATCCATAAATTCTGTAAAGCCATTCTGGACGTAGCAGGTCCGATTCATTTTCCTGATTTTGAATATTCACCGAATTTCAAGGTTTCGGAAGCTGCTATGATTCAGGCGGTTGAACGGACATTCGAAAGTTGGTTAACACAAAAAAAACGAGATCAGAAGGAAGTATTTCATGAGAAGTACATGCCTTTTCATCAGCTACGTAAAACAGTAATCGACTCTTATACCATGATCCGATCGCAAGGGCTCTCACTCGAAAAAGTGCTCAAAACAACTAAAGACAGCCTTACGATAGAAACCGGCAATCCACGACATATTAAGCAAGAAATTGTCGAGATATTGGAACAGTTGCATCGAAATCACCAGCGATTCCGTTTACAATCACTCGATCCGGATAATCTGCTCGAATACTGTTTTAAGCTCTTATCTAGAGAGCCTGATATCGTCAAGAGCATTAAAAGCAATTATAAATACTTATTTGTGGATGAATTCCAGGACACCTCAATGTATCAAACCGGTATTATAAGGAAGCTGTGTGACGGAACACCGGAAAGTCCTAATTTATTTGTAGTCGGTGACAGCAAACAATCGATTTATCAGTTTAGAGGAGCAGATTTATCAGCTTATGAGTCCGTCGAAAAGTGGATAGTAAATTATGGTGAAGTGTTGACTCTCTCGACGAATTTTCGATCGACTGGCGAACTTGTTATTTTGGTCAATTCATTATTTAAACGTATCAAAGAAAGCTATCCAGAAATTCAATTTAAGCCCGAGCCGCTTCGGTCAAATCAAATCTCTAAAGAACCGGTTACGTTAACTGATGCTTACCAGTGGACATATGCAAAAAAAGACGAATCCCAACCGAAACTCGTTGCCGAATATATTCGTTCTGAAATCGATCGCGGCGCTTCGCCAAATGAATTCGCAATTCTCTTTAGAAAGAACTATCCAATGATCGAATTTGCGGATGAATTAGCTAAACTGAACATCCCTTTTCAACTCATTGGAGCTGGGAACTTCTTTAATCAGCGTGAGATTATTGATACCTACAAGCTAGTTAACTTTATTCTGTTTCCAGATAGTAAAATAAACATCGAAGAAGCACTTGAAACTATTTATTTTTCGAATGACCGTAGTAGGGTATATGACTTTGTAGTAAAGATTCAATCTCAAGTTGCAGAACGAACACCTGCGCAACTTCTGGAGTCAATATACCAAATCACAAGTATTAGAGAACGGCTCATTACAAGCAAGCCTCAAGCAGTTGCTAATCTTAACAAGTTAAAGGAGTTAGCTAGAAATTTTAATATAAAAGAAACTATTCAACTTCATGAATTTCAAGACTGGCTTCATGCAATGATTGCTAGCCATAAAGAAGAACAACAGTCTGATATTCCAACCGGAGAAGATGCTAACTCGGTGACCCTTATTACCATTCATAAGGCAAAAGGATTGGAATATCCCATCGTTATTCTTCCCAGCTTGGAAGAAACGCTGAGCAAATCAGTCCTACAACCGGCTGTTGTCTATAACAAAGCTACAGGCTTAGAGTATTGTTACACACCTTATTATGGCGAAAAATCTGTGCGTGTTCCAAGCCCAAACTATGAAACAACCGTGGAGAGTTATAAGCAGGATCTTTATTCCGAAGAACTTCGTGTGTTGTATGTCGCCTTGACTCGTGCAGAAAAAAAATTAGTGTTCGTTGGAAGCGAACACTGTCCAAAAAGCGCCATTTGTTTTCAAAACTGGCTGAAGTTAATTTGA
- a CDS encoding cysteine desulfurase family protein, with product MIYLDNSATTKIHPEVVEAMLPFLYEEYGNPSSKHYTLAENAKKAADEARFHVAQLIGCKPEEVIFTSGSTESNNMILKGIMDVYDDQGNYLVVSKTEHSSVLETAKFLQTKGKCVTFIEVDRYGRVIFDDLKATIDVKKPLLVSIILGNNELGSLNDVEKISDLCRNKDVFFHSDATQVLGKIDIRPFIQNVRFMSCSAHKLHGPKGIGASILKKDDLGIKTKITPLLHGGGQEFDYRSGTLSMHNIVGFGKAAEIALRDIEENQKVLCQLEQHLLNNLREKFSQILSLNSDEQNKIPGIVNVRFDGVDNEFLIKELATRVALSTGSACSSTKPSHVLENIGLSLGQIRSSVRISLSKYNTIEEINAFCSMLAGE from the coding sequence ATGATCTATTTGGACAATAGTGCTACAACGAAAATCCATCCAGAGGTTGTAGAAGCTATGCTGCCGTTCTTGTACGAAGAATATGGTAACCCTTCAAGTAAGCATTATACGCTTGCTGAAAATGCAAAAAAGGCAGCAGATGAAGCACGTTTTCATGTGGCGCAATTAATCGGTTGTAAGCCGGAGGAGGTTATCTTCACAAGCGGCTCAACAGAAAGCAACAATATGATTTTAAAAGGAATAATGGATGTTTACGACGACCAGGGCAATTACCTGGTCGTTTCCAAAACTGAACATTCTTCTGTTTTAGAAACAGCAAAGTTTCTACAAACAAAAGGGAAATGTGTAACGTTTATAGAAGTAGATCGGTATGGAAGGGTTATATTTGACGACCTCAAGGCGACAATCGATGTGAAGAAACCATTGTTAGTCAGTATTATTTTAGGTAACAATGAATTAGGCTCTCTTAACGATGTTGAAAAAATTTCAGACTTATGTAGAAACAAAGATGTATTTTTCCATAGCGATGCTACACAGGTATTAGGGAAAATAGATATTCGTCCCTTCATTCAAAACGTACGTTTTATGTCTTGTTCTGCACACAAATTGCACGGACCCAAAGGTATTGGAGCATCAATCCTAAAAAAAGATGATCTAGGGATAAAGACGAAAATAACCCCGCTTCTTCATGGCGGTGGTCAAGAGTTTGATTATCGAAGTGGTACGCTCAGTATGCACAATATTGTTGGATTCGGTAAAGCTGCTGAGATAGCACTTCGCGATATCGAAGAAAATCAAAAAGTGCTGTGCCAATTAGAGCAACATTTACTTAATAACCTTAGGGAAAAGTTCTCGCAAATATTGTCTTTGAATAGCGATGAGCAGAATAAAATTCCGGGTATCGTTAACGTTCGATTTGATGGTGTCGACAATGAATTTCTTATTAAGGAACTCGCCACAAGAGTGGCACTTTCAACTGGATCGGCTTGCAGCTCAACAAAACCATCGCATGTGCTTGAAAACATCGGGTTAAGCCTTGGACAAATACGTTCATCCGTTCGTATATCGCTCTCAAAATACAATACGATTGAAGAAATCAATGCTTTTTGTTCAATGCTTGCAGGCGAATAA
- a CDS encoding DndE family protein, with translation MNFRLNTSKATAERLKNLQASTRLTPNILARYAVILSLKEPQPILMTVKDKSGLELPRNVLTGPYDYLFKVLIAQHENREITDEEYFPGLFNNHLERGSILLQNEYNYAGNYEKMITNFLLKVPEVENDDLFGQ, from the coding sequence ATGAATTTTCGTCTTAATACTTCAAAAGCGACAGCGGAACGATTGAAAAACTTACAAGCTTCAACCAGACTTACACCAAACATTTTAGCACGATATGCTGTCATTTTATCGCTAAAGGAACCGCAGCCCATTTTAATGACGGTTAAAGACAAAAGCGGCCTAGAGCTTCCTCGAAACGTATTAACTGGGCCTTATGATTATTTATTTAAAGTTTTAATTGCTCAACATGAAAATCGTGAAATTACGGATGAAGAGTATTTTCCAGGGCTGTTTAATAATCATCTAGAGCGAGGCTCTATATTGCTTCAAAACGAGTACAACTACGCAGGAAATTATGAAAAAATGATTACCAATTTCCTTTTGAAAGTTCCAGAGGTGGAGAACGATGATCTATTTGGACAATAG
- the dndC gene encoding DNA phosphorothioation system sulfurtransferase DndC, which produces MILGTKKNEMIEDTIDSIQSMYLMDSLPWVVGFSGGKDSTALTQLIFEAVDRLPAEKRHKKIYIISSDTLVETPLIISSINKTLIRIQEKALERDLPIESHKVKPEIENSFWSSIIGKGYPSPRQKFRWCTDRMKIDPANRFIKDKVDHFGEVVMVLGVRADESATRAQVIDSHSIEGKTLMRHSTLSNAFVYAPIKHFTTDDIWMYLRNEPSPWGNNNHELYALYQNSSGGECPLVVDKDIKESAGSCGNSRFGCWTCTVVSEDKALRGFIETGEEWLRPLLEFRDWLSDIRDKREYREEHRMDGGIYFTGQGDERELGLGPFTLEARRMILTRLLETQRKVANPFDGEYKLILEEELKHIRRVWIDDGDWTDSLPDIYHGVTGEELDWEYDDRAMFEDDQITDLELLCEENNVSLKLLKKLINTEKNYSGYRVRRGLIQEFNKILNQDWLHYGKVEGYKE; this is translated from the coding sequence ATGATTTTAGGAACGAAAAAAAATGAAATGATTGAAGATACAATCGACAGCATTCAATCAATGTACTTAATGGATTCGCTTCCATGGGTCGTCGGTTTCTCTGGGGGAAAAGACTCAACCGCACTTACTCAATTAATATTTGAAGCGGTAGATCGTCTCCCGGCTGAAAAACGGCATAAGAAGATTTATATCATTTCATCTGATACTCTTGTTGAAACACCACTGATAATTTCTTCAATTAATAAGACATTAATACGTATACAAGAAAAGGCTCTTGAACGAGACCTGCCAATTGAATCACATAAAGTCAAACCAGAGATTGAAAATAGTTTCTGGTCCTCTATTATTGGAAAAGGTTATCCTTCGCCGCGGCAAAAATTTCGTTGGTGTACGGATCGAATGAAGATTGACCCTGCAAATAGGTTTATTAAAGATAAAGTCGATCATTTCGGTGAGGTTGTAATGGTATTAGGAGTTCGCGCCGACGAAAGTGCAACTCGAGCTCAAGTAATTGATTCTCACTCAATAGAAGGCAAAACGTTAATGAGACATTCAACTCTATCGAATGCTTTTGTTTATGCTCCAATTAAGCATTTCACAACAGATGATATATGGATGTATTTGCGGAATGAGCCATCACCATGGGGAAATAATAACCATGAATTATACGCCCTATACCAAAATTCTTCTGGTGGTGAATGTCCTCTTGTGGTTGATAAGGACATTAAAGAGAGTGCCGGTTCCTGCGGTAATAGTCGCTTCGGGTGCTGGACCTGTACTGTAGTCAGTGAAGATAAAGCATTGCGTGGGTTCATAGAAACAGGCGAGGAGTGGCTTCGTCCACTTTTAGAATTTCGTGACTGGTTATCTGATATTCGGGACAAAAGAGAATATCGTGAAGAACATCGGATGGATGGTGGAATATATTTTACCGGTCAAGGTGATGAAAGAGAATTAGGCCTTGGACCTTTTACGCTTGAAGCGCGACGTATGATATTAACAAGATTATTGGAGACTCAAAGAAAAGTAGCCAACCCATTTGATGGTGAGTACAAGTTAATTCTGGAAGAGGAACTAAAGCATATTCGGCGAGTTTGGATTGATGATGGAGATTGGACTGATTCGCTTCCGGACATTTATCACGGCGTTACAGGTGAAGAACTAGACTGGGAGTATGATGATCGGGCAATGTTCGAAGATGACCAGATTACTGATCTCGAATTGTTGTGTGAAGAAAATAATGTAAGCCTCAAACTGCTGAAAAAGCTCATTAATACTGAAAAAAACTATAGTGGATATCGGGTAAGAAGAGGTTTGATTCAAGAATTTAACAAAATACTTAACCAGGATTGGTTACATTATGGGAAGGTAGAAGGGTACAAGGAATGA
- the dndD gene encoding DNA sulfur modification protein DndD — protein sequence MKFNRLVLKNIGAYYGNGESFDLKTIGIERNVVLIGGKNGSGKTTILDSLRIVLFGSFTYGLKPDSALYLDKIEAKLNSIAKKENHTSYQVILDLEMVENLKRNQYTLNRSWTKNKKTIKESFSVFKNGQQLKEKDVELFQTKLRDETPPQLLDFCLFDGEKISQVVSRETLAEYLRQTAKVMFNVDLFENLEADLDTYLKQEKVFSNLSLEEKKLVEIEQEKNDLLMKKNGFIIEFESVEKEIDEKTSLYNDLERQFHVNGGLEKKERDLLVKKMSDIDNRRLSMMEKNRENLISIFPFVMSRALLKNVLVQMSKEAKADLKNEFINTIPQDTFKNVLGVLLDKNDDDIVSEIYMKLTGLMSSDEIMPIHKASAIQRAEVMSFFKQACEFSPKEMLNDFRGNTQLIKEVQVIRKQIEENDASSDLKELLDKTQQIQNEITTIQFKKEQMIVLSKELDENIHLKEKEYEDLKAKVIRSKKMGHVFEIATKVSEVSRLFRSMQMKKKLQQVELETARMLQIVYRKELFVTRVKIHPETFELRIFDPNQEEINIEILSAGEKQILLLSTVWAMAMCSKRRLPFVFDTLLGRLDQTHKKAIMEQFIPRCGEQVIILSTDSEINHEQFEQISKKVSHLYTIDFNSDLGRVQVSNNYFGMESNYEFSS from the coding sequence ATGAAGTTTAATCGGCTGGTGTTAAAAAATATAGGCGCTTATTACGGTAACGGTGAATCATTTGATCTTAAAACAATTGGCATCGAACGTAATGTAGTTCTTATTGGTGGAAAGAACGGTTCTGGAAAAACGACAATATTAGATTCACTTCGAATTGTTCTTTTTGGTTCATTTACATACGGTTTAAAGCCGGATTCAGCGCTATATTTAGATAAAATTGAAGCAAAGCTAAATTCCATTGCAAAAAAAGAAAACCACACAAGTTATCAGGTCATTCTAGATCTTGAAATGGTGGAGAATTTAAAGCGAAATCAATATACATTAAATCGCAGTTGGACGAAAAATAAAAAAACAATTAAAGAATCATTCAGCGTATTTAAAAACGGTCAGCAACTAAAGGAGAAGGATGTCGAACTATTTCAAACCAAGCTGCGTGACGAGACTCCCCCACAACTTCTAGATTTTTGCTTATTTGATGGGGAGAAAATATCACAAGTGGTCTCGAGAGAGACTCTTGCCGAATACCTGAGACAAACGGCAAAAGTAATGTTTAATGTAGACTTGTTTGAAAACCTTGAAGCTGACTTGGATACTTATTTAAAACAAGAAAAAGTCTTCTCCAACCTATCCTTAGAAGAAAAAAAACTAGTTGAAATTGAACAAGAAAAAAATGATTTATTAATGAAAAAGAATGGATTCATTATTGAATTCGAAAGTGTTGAAAAAGAGATTGATGAGAAAACTTCATTGTATAATGATCTAGAACGGCAGTTTCATGTCAATGGTGGATTAGAAAAAAAAGAGCGCGACCTACTAGTAAAGAAGATGAGTGACATCGATAATCGACGTCTTTCAATGATGGAGAAAAATCGGGAAAACTTGATATCCATTTTCCCATTTGTTATGAGTAGGGCTTTACTTAAAAATGTCTTAGTTCAAATGAGCAAAGAAGCAAAAGCGGATTTGAAAAATGAATTTATTAATACAATACCACAAGATACATTTAAGAATGTACTAGGTGTGTTATTGGATAAAAATGATGATGATATTGTTTCGGAAATTTATATGAAATTGACGGGACTCATGTCATCGGATGAAATTATGCCAATACATAAAGCCTCAGCAATTCAGAGGGCTGAAGTAATGTCGTTCTTTAAACAAGCATGTGAATTTAGTCCAAAAGAGATGTTAAACGACTTTAGGGGAAATACTCAGCTCATTAAAGAAGTGCAGGTGATACGTAAACAAATCGAAGAAAATGATGCTTCCAGCGACCTTAAAGAACTTCTTGATAAAACACAGCAAATCCAGAACGAAATTACGACCATTCAATTTAAAAAAGAACAAATGATTGTCTTATCCAAAGAATTAGATGAAAATATTCATTTAAAAGAGAAAGAATATGAAGACCTAAAGGCTAAAGTAATAAGATCCAAAAAAATGGGGCATGTGTTTGAAATTGCTACAAAGGTATCAGAAGTTAGTCGACTCTTTCGTTCTATGCAGATGAAAAAGAAATTACAGCAAGTGGAACTAGAAACTGCTAGAATGTTGCAAATCGTTTACCGCAAAGAATTGTTTGTAACGCGAGTTAAAATTCATCCTGAAACATTTGAGTTACGGATCTTTGATCCTAACCAGGAAGAAATAAATATTGAAATCTTATCTGCGGGTGAAAAGCAAATCCTCTTACTTTCGACAGTCTGGGCAATGGCGATGTGTTCTAAGAGAAGACTTCCTTTTGTTTTTGATACACTTTTGGGTCGTCTGGATCAAACACATAAGAAAGCGATTATGGAACAGTTTATACCCCGATGCGGTGAACAAGTGATAATTTTATCAACAGATTCTGAGATCAATCATGAACAGTTTGAACAAATCAGTAAAAAGGTGTCACATCTATACACCATTGATTTTAATTCAGATTTAGGCAGAGTTCAGGTTTCAAACAACTACTTTGGTATGGAGAGTAATTATGAATTTTCGTCTTAA